A single region of the Stenotrophomonas sp. Marseille-Q4652 genome encodes:
- the argC gene encoding N-acetyl-gamma-glutamyl-phosphate reductase — MTDKKFSLGIVGARGHTGSELIRLLAAHPAIELAFVSSRELAGQRVADHNPAFSGELRYENLDAEAVAAKGVDAVVLALPNGLAAPFVAALDATKPDTVIVDLSADYRFDTSWYYGLPELTRGRYDGNKRISNPGCYATAMQLAISPMLDVLAGPPQCFGVSGYSGAGTTPSDKNNTELLACNLMPYALANHVHEREVTGHLGFPVEFMPHVAPHFRGITMTVNLWLTQPMTLEQVRSRYEAAYAGEPLVEVIDTAPWVSRIAGRNGAQIGGFTLAPGGKRVIVVATLDNLLKGAATQALQNLNLALGLDELTAIEP, encoded by the coding sequence ATGACTGACAAGAAGTTCTCCCTCGGCATCGTCGGTGCCCGCGGCCACACCGGCAGCGAACTGATCCGCCTGCTGGCCGCGCACCCGGCCATCGAACTGGCGTTCGTGTCCTCGCGCGAGCTGGCTGGCCAGCGCGTGGCCGACCACAATCCCGCCTTCAGCGGCGAGCTGCGCTACGAGAACCTCGACGCCGAGGCCGTGGCCGCCAAGGGCGTGGATGCCGTGGTGCTGGCCCTGCCCAACGGCCTGGCCGCACCGTTCGTCGCCGCCCTCGATGCCACCAAGCCGGACACGGTGATCGTCGACCTGTCGGCCGATTACCGGTTCGACACGAGCTGGTACTACGGCCTGCCGGAACTGACCCGCGGCCGCTACGACGGCAACAAGCGCATCTCCAACCCGGGCTGCTATGCCACCGCGATGCAGCTGGCGATCTCGCCGATGCTCGACGTGCTGGCCGGCCCGCCGCAGTGCTTTGGCGTCAGCGGCTACTCCGGCGCCGGCACCACGCCCTCGGACAAGAACAACACCGAACTGCTGGCCTGCAACCTGATGCCGTATGCGCTGGCCAACCACGTGCACGAGCGCGAGGTCACCGGTCATCTCGGCTTTCCGGTGGAATTCATGCCGCACGTGGCGCCGCATTTCCGCGGCATCACCATGACCGTCAACCTGTGGCTGACCCAGCCGATGACGCTGGAGCAGGTCAGGTCGCGCTACGAGGCTGCGTATGCCGGTGAACCGCTGGTGGAGGTAATCGACACCGCGCCGTGGGTGAGCCGCATCGCCGGCCGCAACGGCGCGCAGATCGGCGGTTTCACCCTGGCCCCGGGCGGCAAGCGCGTGATCGTGGTCGCCACCCTGGACAACCTGCTCAAGGGCGCGGCGACGCAGGCGCTGCAGAACCTCAACCTGGCCCTGGGCCTGGACGAGCTGACCGCCATCGAACCCTGA
- a CDS encoding Dyp-type peroxidase, with the protein MGLLADLAARFRRDRVTLNLDDIQALILRSRPEPYVGIHALLHVEQPAGGRDLLRRLAPHVPTASGWTEELDTWIGVAISHEGLKALGLPRSSLESFPLSFRQGMAARAEQLRDFGENAPETWEEVFKPGNCHIALTIYARDEVHLDVAVDKAMGELNACSGVTLLATHRFGADADAQNPFGFRDSISQPTVAGAGVEPQPGQQRAIAAGEFILGENSEAGAPLRMPQPDVLGRNGSFVVMRKYESRVGAFNDFMRIHAGEDKQAQHALAAKMFGRWRSGAPLPLAPERDDPELGADPQRNNDFDYQHDALGRMCPHSAHMRRLNPRGSQLTILSDEHIHRIIRRSSTFGPKWSDDVTGTDDAKADRGIFFIFISARAYDTIEFLQQEWINRGNFIDLGSERDPIVGLHEEPGSFTIPQSPVRRRVADVSTFNRLRGGEYMFMPSLSALRWIGEGKFD; encoded by the coding sequence ATGGGCCTGCTCGCTGACCTTGCTGCCCGTTTCCGTCGTGACCGGGTGACCCTGAACCTCGATGACATCCAGGCGCTCATCCTGCGATCGCGTCCTGAGCCTTACGTCGGGATTCATGCTTTGCTGCACGTGGAACAGCCGGCCGGTGGGCGCGATCTGCTGCGCCGGCTCGCCCCGCATGTCCCCACTGCTTCCGGCTGGACCGAGGAGCTTGATACCTGGATCGGCGTGGCCATCAGTCACGAAGGGCTCAAGGCGCTTGGATTGCCGCGGTCCTCGCTGGAGAGCTTCCCCCTGTCGTTCCGGCAGGGAATGGCAGCACGCGCCGAACAGCTGCGTGACTTCGGGGAAAACGCTCCAGAGACTTGGGAGGAAGTGTTCAAACCGGGCAATTGCCATATCGCCCTGACCATCTATGCGCGCGATGAAGTACATCTGGATGTTGCGGTGGACAAAGCCATGGGCGAGCTAAATGCCTGCAGTGGCGTGACCTTGCTGGCAACGCACCGTTTCGGCGCCGACGCCGATGCCCAGAATCCATTCGGCTTCCGCGATTCGATTTCGCAGCCAACAGTGGCTGGCGCTGGCGTGGAACCACAGCCCGGGCAGCAGCGTGCGATCGCTGCGGGAGAGTTCATCCTCGGGGAAAACAGCGAAGCCGGTGCGCCGTTGCGCATGCCCCAGCCGGACGTATTGGGGCGCAACGGCTCGTTCGTGGTGATGCGCAAGTACGAAAGCCGGGTGGGTGCGTTCAACGATTTCATGCGCATACATGCAGGCGAGGACAAGCAGGCCCAGCATGCTCTTGCCGCGAAGATGTTCGGACGCTGGCGCTCCGGCGCGCCGCTACCGCTAGCGCCGGAACGAGACGATCCCGAGCTCGGCGCCGACCCGCAACGCAACAACGATTTCGACTACCAGCATGATGCCCTTGGTCGGATGTGCCCGCATTCGGCACATATGCGCCGCCTCAATCCGCGGGGGAGCCAGCTGACGATCCTCAGCGACGAGCACATTCATCGCATCATTCGGCGTTCGTCCACGTTTGGACCAAAGTGGAGCGATGACGTGACCGGCACCGACGATGCCAAGGCGGATCGCGGGATCTTCTTCATCTTCATCAGCGCCCGGGCCTACGACACGATCGAATTCCTGCAGCAGGAATGGATCAATCGCGGCAACTTCATCGACCTGGGTTCTGAACGCGACCCGATCGTCGGCCTGCACGAGGAGCCCGGCAGCTTCACGATTCCCCAGTCGCCAGTGCGTCGACGCGTGGCCGATGTGAGTACCTTCAATCGCCTGCGCGGCGGCGAGTACATGTTCATGCCGTCATTGAGCGCGCTGCGCTGGATCGGCGAGGGGAAGTTCGATTGA
- a CDS encoding GNAT family protein, which produces MAAGWTVVPTLTGRHARLEPLQVDHVPALQQAVEGSGLDRLWYTNVPSVERVPAYVEAALRSQTEGKALPWVVRDAAADVVGTTRFYAIEADVPRVSIGYTWYAPRVQRTGVNTEAKLLLLGHAFEQLACISVSFETSWFNHASRTALARLGAKQDGVLRNHKRHGDGTPRDTVVFSIIDSEWAGVKRHLQFRLDSHP; this is translated from the coding sequence ATGGCCGCCGGCTGGACCGTCGTGCCCACGCTGACCGGGCGTCACGCGCGGCTGGAGCCGCTGCAGGTCGACCACGTGCCGGCATTGCAGCAGGCCGTGGAGGGCAGTGGCCTGGACCGGCTCTGGTACACCAACGTGCCGTCGGTCGAGCGCGTGCCTGCCTACGTAGAAGCCGCGTTGCGCAGCCAGACCGAAGGCAAGGCTTTGCCGTGGGTCGTGCGTGACGCCGCCGCCGACGTGGTCGGCACCACGCGCTTCTACGCCATCGAAGCCGACGTGCCCAGGGTCAGCATCGGCTACACCTGGTATGCACCGCGCGTGCAGCGTACCGGCGTCAACACCGAGGCCAAGCTGCTGCTGCTCGGCCACGCGTTCGAGCAGCTGGCCTGCATCAGCGTCAGCTTCGAGACCAGCTGGTTCAACCACGCCTCGCGCACCGCGCTGGCCCGCCTTGGCGCAAAGCAGGACGGCGTGCTGCGCAACCACAAGCGCCATGGCGACGGTACGCCGCGCGATACCGTCGTCTTCTCCATCATCGATTCGGAATGGGCAGGGGTGAAGCGCCACCTGCAGTTCCGCCTGGATTCGCACCCATGA
- a CDS encoding glutamate-5-semialdehyde dehydrogenase, translating into MTDIRTQALQCRQAAQVLAQLSTAARNDLLQAMARALEEDADAILAANARDLAAAEAKGVGSAMLDRLRLDPVRLAGVAAAVREVALLADPVGQVTRDDVRPNGIRVQKVRVPLGVIAMIYEARPNVTADAAALCIKAGNGVILRGGSEAIHSNTAIAAALKRALAAAGVPEAALTLVEDLRRETMLELLQLSDIIDLAIPRGGEGLIRFVAEHARVPVIKHYKGVCHLFVDADADIEQALGLLIDGKCSRPSACNALETLLVHRDIAGEFLPRAAVALRERGVELRGDDASRALVTDMIPATDADWDTEYLDLVLAVRVVDDLQAAIAHIQRHTSDHTEVIATRTPANAEAFVAALRSAVVMVNASSRFSDGGQLGLGAEIGISTTRLHSYGPMGLEALTVERFVVRGEGQVRA; encoded by the coding sequence ATGACTGACATCCGCACGCAGGCCCTGCAATGCCGCCAGGCGGCGCAGGTGCTGGCGCAGCTATCCACCGCCGCCAGGAACGACCTGCTGCAGGCGATGGCGCGGGCACTGGAGGAGGACGCTGACGCCATCCTCGCCGCCAACGCGAGGGATCTGGCCGCCGCCGAAGCCAAGGGCGTGGGTTCGGCCATGCTCGACCGCCTGCGCCTGGATCCGGTGCGTCTTGCCGGCGTTGCCGCAGCCGTGCGTGAAGTGGCACTGCTGGCCGACCCGGTCGGGCAGGTGACCCGCGACGACGTGCGCCCCAACGGCATCCGCGTGCAGAAGGTGCGCGTGCCGCTGGGCGTGATCGCGATGATCTACGAGGCCCGTCCCAACGTCACCGCCGATGCCGCGGCGCTGTGCATCAAGGCCGGCAACGGCGTGATCCTGCGCGGCGGCTCGGAGGCCATCCATTCCAATACCGCGATTGCGGCCGCGCTCAAGCGCGCCCTTGCTGCGGCAGGGGTACCCGAGGCCGCGCTGACCCTGGTCGAGGACCTGCGCCGCGAGACCATGCTCGAGCTGCTGCAGCTCTCCGACATCATTGATCTGGCCATCCCGCGCGGTGGGGAAGGGCTGATCCGTTTCGTCGCCGAACACGCGCGCGTGCCGGTGATCAAGCACTACAAGGGCGTGTGCCACCTGTTCGTCGATGCCGATGCCGACATCGAGCAGGCGCTGGGGCTGCTCATCGACGGCAAGTGCAGCCGGCCTTCGGCCTGCAACGCGCTGGAAACCCTGCTGGTGCACCGGGACATCGCTGGCGAATTCCTGCCAAGGGCGGCGGTCGCGCTGCGCGAGCGTGGCGTCGAGCTGCGTGGCGATGACGCATCGCGCGCCCTGGTGACGGACATGATCCCGGCCACCGACGCCGACTGGGACACCGAATACCTGGACCTTGTGCTGGCCGTGCGCGTGGTCGACGACCTGCAGGCCGCCATCGCCCACATCCAGCGCCACACCTCCGACCACACCGAAGTCATCGCCACCCGCACCCCCGCCAACGCCGAGGCCTTCGTCGCCGCACTGCGCAGCGCGGTGGTCATGGTCAATGCCTCGTCGCGCTTCTCCGACGGTGGCCAGCTGGGCCTGGGCGCGGAGATCGGCATTTCCACCACCCGCCTGCATTCCTACGGCCCGATGGGGCTGGAAGCACTGACCGTGGAGCGCTTTGTCGTGCGTGGCGAGGGACAGGTCCGCGCCTGA
- a CDS encoding catalase family protein, producing the protein MVDQPVLYSEALENVDEDEDRLIEEIVTQMAEGSRAAYERHRHAIRDAHAKSHAVLKGELSVHSDLPPALAQGIFRRPATYGVVARLSSAPGDIHSDAIPAPRGFAIKLIGVDGERLSPQIGGRNQDFLMVNFPVLAFGTIPKYKTLLGVLEKNAHAPDIFQRIVAGLARGTKEAVEALGGTPGATLEGLGRDNHNPLGESYHTQGALRFGDYVAKLSLVPASNDVRALTGVAVEDVGFSTMRDVIEQHFARHGAEYTLRAQLCTDVAKMPVEDAAVRWDEDASPHMPLATLRFAPQAPYTPARRVYGDDVLSFNPWNGVQAHRPLGGIMRIRRAAYERSSSFRHAMNTQPRVEPEHLADIPD; encoded by the coding sequence ATGGTCGATCAACCCGTTCTTTACAGCGAAGCACTGGAAAACGTCGACGAAGACGAGGATCGTCTGATCGAGGAGATCGTCACGCAGATGGCCGAAGGTAGCCGTGCTGCCTATGAGCGCCATCGGCATGCCATTCGCGATGCGCATGCAAAATCGCACGCGGTCCTCAAAGGGGAGTTGTCCGTCCATTCGGACCTCCCGCCAGCACTTGCGCAGGGGATATTCCGCAGGCCCGCGACCTACGGCGTGGTGGCGCGCCTGTCCTCGGCGCCCGGCGATATCCACTCCGATGCGATCCCGGCGCCGCGCGGGTTCGCAATCAAGCTGATCGGTGTGGACGGCGAACGTCTGTCACCGCAGATCGGAGGCCGCAATCAGGATTTCCTGATGGTGAACTTCCCCGTGCTCGCCTTTGGCACCATCCCCAAGTACAAGACACTGCTGGGCGTGCTGGAGAAGAACGCACACGCGCCGGACATCTTCCAGCGGATCGTCGCCGGGCTCGCACGCGGTACCAAGGAAGCAGTCGAAGCGCTGGGCGGGACGCCCGGTGCGACGCTCGAGGGCCTGGGGCGCGACAACCACAACCCGCTGGGAGAGTCCTACCACACGCAGGGCGCCCTGCGTTTCGGCGACTACGTGGCCAAGCTTTCGCTGGTGCCAGCGTCCAACGATGTGCGCGCACTGACCGGGGTGGCCGTGGAGGATGTCGGCTTCTCGACGATGCGGGATGTGATCGAGCAGCATTTCGCGCGTCATGGCGCCGAGTACACGCTGCGGGCGCAGTTGTGCACCGACGTAGCGAAGATGCCTGTGGAGGATGCAGCCGTGCGCTGGGACGAGGATGCCTCGCCGCACATGCCGCTTGCGACGCTGCGCTTTGCCCCGCAGGCGCCCTATACGCCCGCACGCCGGGTCTACGGCGACGACGTGTTGTCGTTCAATCCCTGGAATGGCGTGCAGGCCCATCGTCCGTTGGGCGGGATCATGCGCATCCGCCGCGCCGCGTATGAGCGTTCCAGCAGTTTCCGCCATGCCATGAACACCCAACCGCGGGTCGAGCCGGAGCATCTGGCCGATATCCCGGATTGA
- a CDS encoding YciI family protein, whose product MGARLYLVMAMRRPDFPADVVQPHREFLAELRARNQLQLTGGFSDGRGGAYVLCNVDSLADAQAIVARDPLVLRGASTLTVHEWNVH is encoded by the coding sequence ATGGGCGCCAGGCTGTACCTGGTGATGGCGATGCGCCGGCCGGATTTCCCGGCCGACGTGGTGCAGCCGCATCGGGAATTCCTCGCCGAACTGCGCGCGCGCAACCAGCTGCAGCTGACCGGCGGTTTCAGCGACGGCCGCGGCGGCGCCTACGTGCTGTGCAACGTGGATTCGCTGGCCGATGCGCAGGCCATCGTCGCGCGCGATCCGCTGGTGCTGCGCGGTGCCTCGACGCTGACCGTCCACGAATGGAACGTACACTGA
- the argH gene encoding argininosuccinate lyase — MAELLWQKPGVHVDAKIQTFLAGDDVILDREFFLYDIQASTAHAEGLQHIGILSAEELEGLKRELAVLADDFRSGAFVLDEQYEDCHSAIEARLTERLGDAGRRIHTGRSRNDQILVATRLWLKDRLARVAELSKAIARVALDRAEVEKAQPLPGYTHIQRAVVSSAGMWWAGWAEAFIDNAVRAADTRKLVDCNPLGTAAGYGVNLPLDRDHTTAALGFARMQVSPVYAQLSRGKFELAALEALGGATLDLRRIAWDLSLFTSGEFAFVRLPAQYTTGSSIMPNKRNPDVVELMRATHASVAAARTEIEQLLSLPSGYQRDLQNSKGAIVHGFSRGLMALELLPALLENLDWNDTAIRAAIDSGMYATDVAVEAAVAGVPFREAYKAAAAASDTAGQGRTPEGSLAARVSPGAAADLRLGELNARWQALA; from the coding sequence ATGGCAGAGCTGTTGTGGCAGAAACCCGGCGTCCACGTCGACGCCAAGATCCAGACCTTCCTCGCCGGCGATGACGTCATCCTCGACCGCGAGTTCTTCCTGTACGACATCCAGGCGTCCACCGCGCATGCCGAAGGCCTGCAGCACATCGGCATCCTCTCGGCCGAAGAGCTGGAAGGGCTCAAGCGCGAGCTGGCGGTGCTGGCCGACGACTTCCGCAGCGGCGCCTTCGTGCTCGACGAGCAGTACGAGGATTGCCACTCCGCCATCGAGGCGCGCCTGACCGAGCGCCTGGGCGATGCCGGCCGCCGCATCCACACCGGCCGCAGCCGCAACGACCAGATCCTGGTCGCCACCCGCCTGTGGCTGAAGGACAGGCTGGCCCGCGTTGCCGAGCTGTCCAAGGCGATTGCCAGGGTCGCGCTGGACCGCGCCGAGGTCGAGAAGGCACAGCCGCTGCCGGGTTACACCCACATCCAGCGCGCCGTGGTGTCCTCGGCGGGAATGTGGTGGGCCGGCTGGGCCGAGGCCTTCATCGACAACGCCGTGCGCGCCGCCGATACCCGCAAGCTGGTGGACTGCAACCCGCTGGGCACCGCCGCCGGCTACGGCGTCAACCTGCCGCTGGACCGCGACCACACCACCGCCGCGCTGGGCTTCGCACGCATGCAGGTCAGCCCGGTCTACGCCCAGCTCTCGCGCGGCAAGTTCGAGCTGGCCGCGCTGGAAGCGCTCGGCGGCGCCACCTTGGACCTGCGCCGCATCGCGTGGGACCTGTCGCTGTTCACCAGCGGCGAGTTCGCCTTCGTCAGGCTGCCGGCGCAGTACACCACCGGCTCGTCGATCATGCCCAACAAGCGCAACCCGGACGTGGTCGAGCTGATGCGCGCGACCCACGCCTCGGTCGCCGCCGCGCGTACCGAGATCGAGCAGTTGCTGTCGCTGCCCTCGGGTTACCAGCGCGACCTGCAGAACTCCAAGGGCGCGATCGTCCACGGTTTCAGCCGCGGCTTGATGGCGCTGGAACTGCTGCCGGCGCTGCTGGAGAACCTGGACTGGAACGACACCGCGATCCGCGCCGCCATTGACTCGGGCATGTACGCCACCGATGTCGCGGTGGAAGCGGCCGTGGCCGGCGTGCCGTTCCGCGAGGCCTACAAGGCCGCCGCGGCCGCCTCGGATACGGCCGGGCAGGGGCGCACGCCGGAAGGCAGTCTCGCCGCACGTGTCTCTCCCGGTGCCGCCGCCGACCTGCGCCTGGGCGAGCTCAACGCACGCTGGCAGGCGCTGGCCTGA
- a CDS encoding IS3 family transposase (programmed frameshift) — protein MRKSRFTTEQIIGFIKQAEAGMVVSELGRQHGFSPASFYAWRAKYGGMEAEDAKRLKELESENNRLKRLLAEAHLDIEALKVGFGGKTLAPQRKREAVRRMLEATTVSERRACRLAGLSRDAFRHRPEQAPANQALSARIIELAQARRRFGYRRLHDLLRPEYPAVNHKKVYRLYREANLAVRRRKKVRRPPGERQRLSSATAPNAVWSMDFVSDALANGRRLKCLTVADDFTHECVDITVDHGISGAYLVRVLDQAARFRGYPRAVRTDNGPEFTSRAFIAWAQQHGIQHLLIEPGRPMQNGYIESFNGKFRDECLNEHWFTSLVQSRSVIAEWRRDYNQVRPHSSCGRIPPAQFAANHRTQTHPTAVPFNPGLHQ, from the exons ATGCGCAAGAGTCGCTTCACCACGGAACAGATCATTGGCTTCATCAAGCAGGCCGAGGCCGGCATGGTGGTATCGGAGTTGGGCCGGCAGCACGGTTTCAGCCCGGCCAGTTTCTACGCTTGGCGGGCCAAGTACGGCGGCATGGAGGCCGAAGACGCCAAGCGCCTGAAGGAGCTGGAGTCGGAGAACAACCGCTTGAAGCGGCTGCTGGCTGAAGCGCACCTGGACATCGAAGCGCTCAAGGTCGGCTTCGGGG GTAAAACGCTAGCCCCACAACGCAAGCGCGAGGCGGTCCGTCGCATGCTCGAAGCCACCACGGTGAGCGAGCGTCGGGCCTGCCGCCTTGCGGGGCTGTCCCGCGATGCCTTCCGCCATCGGCCCGAACAGGCGCCTGCGAACCAGGCGCTGTCAGCGCGCATCATCGAACTGGCGCAGGCGCGCCGCAGGTTCGGCTATCGCCGCCTGCACGACCTGCTGCGTCCGGAGTACCCGGCTGTGAACCACAAGAAGGTCTACCGCCTGTATCGCGAGGCGAACCTGGCCGTGCGTCGTCGCAAGAAGGTCCGCAGGCCGCCCGGCGAGCGCCAGCGGCTGTCGTCTGCAACGGCCCCCAATGCGGTATGGAGCATGGACTTCGTCAGCGACGCGCTGGCCAATGGGCGCCGCCTGAAGTGCCTGACGGTCGCCGACGACTTTACCCACGAGTGCGTCGACATCACGGTCGACCATGGCATCAGTGGCGCCTACCTCGTGCGCGTGCTGGATCAGGCTGCGCGGTTCCGCGGCTACCCGCGGGCGGTGCGCACGGACAACGGTCCGGAGTTCACCAGCCGGGCCTTCATCGCATGGGCGCAGCAGCATGGCATCCAACACCTGCTAATCGAGCCTGGCCGGCCTATGCAGAACGGCTACATCGAGAGCTTCAACGGCAAGTTCCGCGACGAGTGCCTCAACGAGCATTGGTTCACGTCGCTGGTCCAATCCCGCAGCGTCATCGCCGAGTGGCGCCGCGACTACAACCAGGTGCGACCACACAGCAGCTGCGGACGCATCCCGCCGGCCCAGTTCGCTGCCAACCACCGAACCCAAACCCATCCCACCGCAGTACCCTTCAACCCCGGGCTCCACCAGTAA
- the proB gene encoding glutamate 5-kinase, whose amino-acid sequence MTTMPSDKASPFPVQTVPEWRRAVLKVGSSLLAADGGGLTPRFALGLAQFVSANVLAGREVVIVSSGAVAAGRAIVPGTLQAGASIAARQALAALGQARLISLWQRFFERPVAQVLLTHDDLRNRRRYLNARATLNELLALGTLPVVNENDTVSVDELKLGDNDNLAAIVAALVDADALFIATDIDGLYTADPRRDPQAQPVSEVHELGAEVLAMAGGSGTSAGTGGMHTKLQAAAKAGAAGIDTYLFNGRDADVVRGLAQGQLRGTRLHAGRSRVAARKYWLRHAPVEAGAIMVDGGAAAALKDKGASLLPGGVVGAEGEFRRGDMVEIQLRDEAGVRSVARGVSQYSAQDIRRIARHHSREIEAILGYNYGGNIVHRDDLVLL is encoded by the coding sequence ATGACGACAATGCCCTCCGACAAGGCCTCTCCCTTTCCCGTCCAGACGGTGCCGGAGTGGCGGCGGGCGGTCCTCAAGGTCGGCAGCAGCCTGCTGGCTGCCGACGGTGGCGGGCTCACGCCACGCTTCGCCTTGGGCCTGGCCCAGTTCGTCTCGGCCAACGTGCTGGCCGGGCGCGAGGTTGTCATCGTCTCCTCCGGCGCGGTGGCCGCCGGCCGCGCCATCGTGCCGGGCACGCTGCAGGCCGGTGCCTCGATTGCCGCACGCCAGGCGCTGGCCGCGCTTGGCCAGGCGCGGCTGATCAGCCTGTGGCAGCGCTTCTTCGAGCGTCCGGTCGCGCAGGTGCTGCTCACCCATGACGACCTGCGCAACCGGCGCCGCTACCTCAACGCCCGCGCCACGCTCAACGAGCTGCTGGCGCTGGGCACGCTGCCGGTAGTCAACGAGAACGACACCGTCTCGGTCGACGAGCTCAAGCTCGGCGACAACGACAACCTGGCCGCCATCGTCGCTGCGCTGGTTGATGCCGATGCGCTGTTCATCGCCACCGACATCGATGGCCTGTACACCGCCGACCCGCGCCGCGACCCGCAGGCGCAGCCGGTGTCCGAGGTCCACGAGCTGGGCGCCGAGGTGCTGGCCATGGCCGGTGGCAGCGGCACCTCGGCCGGCACCGGTGGCATGCACACCAAGCTGCAGGCCGCGGCCAAGGCCGGCGCGGCCGGCATCGACACGTACCTGTTCAATGGTCGTGATGCCGACGTAGTGCGCGGCCTGGCCCAGGGCCAGCTGCGTGGCACCCGCCTGCATGCCGGGCGCAGCCGCGTGGCCGCACGCAAGTACTGGCTCCGCCACGCCCCGGTGGAAGCCGGCGCGATCATGGTCGATGGCGGCGCCGCTGCTGCGCTCAAGGACAAGGGCGCCTCGCTGCTGCCCGGTGGCGTGGTCGGTGCCGAGGGCGAATTCCGCCGCGGTGACATGGTCGAGATCCAGCTGCGCGACGAAGCCGGCGTGCGCAGCGTGGCGCGCGGCGTCAGCCAGTACTCGGCGCAGGACATCCGCCGCATCGCCCGCCACCACTCGCGTGAGATCGAGGCGATCCTCGGTTACAACTACGGGGGCAACATCGTCCATCGCGACGACCTGGTGCTGCTGTAA
- a CDS encoding acetylglutamate kinase — MSPSQQAHRQTRQTIVRLLSSMASAKEISQYLKRFSQLDAKRFAVVKVGGAVLRDDLDALTSSLSFLQDVGLTPIVLHGAGPQLDTELSAAGIGKQTVNGLRVTSPEALAIVRRVFQQSNLKLVEALQKNGARATSITGGVFEAEYLDRDTYGLVGEVKRVNLAPIEASLRAGSIPVITSMGETASGQILNVNADFAANELVQELQPYKIIFLTGTGGLLDENGKLIDSINLSTEYDQLMAQPWIHGGMRVKIEQIKDLLDKLPLESSVSITRPSDLAKELFTHKGSGTLVRRGERVTKAASWDELDLERLKGLIESSFGRTLVPDYFQKTRLLRAYVSENYRAAVILTQEAEGVYLDKFAVLEDAQGEGLGRAVWNVMLEETPQLFWRSRNGNPVNHFYYAESDGCYKLDHWKVFWYGANGFDDIKGYVGHCAARAPSLQG, encoded by the coding sequence ATGTCTCCTTCCCAGCAAGCCCACCGCCAGACCCGCCAGACCATCGTGCGTCTGCTTTCCTCCATGGCCAGCGCCAAGGAGATCAGCCAGTACCTCAAGCGTTTCTCGCAGCTCGATGCCAAGCGCTTCGCGGTGGTCAAGGTCGGCGGCGCGGTGCTGCGCGACGACCTCGACGCGCTGACCTCGTCGCTGTCGTTCCTGCAGGACGTGGGCCTGACCCCGATCGTGCTGCACGGCGCCGGCCCACAGCTGGACACCGAGCTGTCCGCGGCCGGCATCGGGAAGCAGACCGTCAACGGCCTGCGCGTGACCTCGCCCGAAGCGCTGGCGATCGTGCGCCGCGTGTTCCAGCAGTCCAACCTCAAGCTGGTCGAGGCGCTGCAGAAAAACGGCGCGCGCGCAACTTCCATCACCGGTGGCGTGTTCGAGGCCGAGTACCTGGATCGCGACACCTACGGCCTGGTCGGTGAGGTCAAGCGCGTCAACCTGGCGCCGATCGAAGCCAGCCTGCGCGCCGGTTCGATCCCGGTGATCACCTCGATGGGGGAGACAGCCAGCGGCCAGATCCTCAACGTCAACGCCGACTTCGCCGCCAACGAGCTGGTGCAGGAACTGCAGCCCTACAAGATCATCTTCCTCACCGGCACCGGTGGCCTGCTCGACGAGAACGGCAAGCTGATCGACTCGATCAACCTGTCCACCGAGTACGACCAGCTGATGGCGCAGCCGTGGATCCACGGCGGCATGCGGGTCAAGATCGAGCAGATCAAGGACCTGCTGGACAAGCTCCCGCTGGAATCGTCGGTGTCCATCACCCGTCCGTCGGACCTGGCCAAGGAACTTTTCACCCACAAGGGCTCGGGCACCCTGGTCCGTCGCGGCGAACGCGTGACCAAGGCGGCCTCGTGGGACGAGCTGGACCTGGAGCGGCTCAAGGGCCTGATCGAGTCCAGCTTCGGCCGCACCCTGGTGCCGGACTACTTCCAGAAGACCCGGCTGCTGCGCGCCTACGTCAGCGAGAACTACCGCGCCGCGGTGATCCTGACCCAGGAAGCCGAAGGCGTGTACCTGGACAAGTTCGCCGTGCTCGAGGATGCGCAGGGCGAAGGCCTGGGCCGCGCGGTATGGAACGTGATGCTGGAGGAAACCCCGCAGCTGTTCTGGCGCTCGCGCAACGGCAACCCGGTCAACCACTTCTACTACGCCGAGTCCGATGGGTGTTACAAGCTCGATCACTGGAAGGTGTTCTGGTACGGCGCCAATGGCTTCGACGACATCAAGGGCTACGTCGGGCACTGCGCCGCACGCGCGCCGAGCCTGCAGGGCTGA